A window from bacterium encodes these proteins:
- a CDS encoding nucleotidyltransferase family protein yields MRIPTVVLAAGRGERMRGVAPPGGKHLLKVDGEAMLTRVISQLAQSHACRVSVVLRRDDLDGRRLVEPFEVDVLTPDPGETGRASSVRAAIAGLRPDDAGVLIALADQPFLLARDFDVLIAEFAVGSKGIIRASYAGRPGNPVLFARRYAKELLALRAGQGGRDVIRAHPEDLRSLELDPQRGRDLDRPEDL; encoded by the coding sequence GTGCGAATCCCCACCGTCGTGCTCGCGGCAGGCCGCGGCGAGCGCATGCGAGGGGTTGCTCCGCCCGGCGGCAAGCATCTGCTGAAAGTCGACGGCGAAGCGATGCTGACCCGAGTGATCTCGCAACTGGCCCAGAGTCATGCTTGTCGCGTCAGCGTCGTGTTGCGACGAGATGATCTCGACGGTCGACGGCTCGTCGAGCCGTTCGAGGTGGACGTGTTGACCCCCGACCCGGGGGAGACCGGACGCGCTTCATCGGTGCGGGCCGCGATCGCAGGCTTGCGTCCGGATGACGCAGGCGTGCTGATCGCACTTGCGGATCAGCCCTTTTTGCTGGCTCGCGACTTCGATGTGCTGATCGCGGAATTTGCAGTCGGATCCAAAGGCATCATTCGCGCAAGCTATGCCGGACGGCCCGGGAATCCGGTTCTGTTCGCGCGCCGCTACGCCAAGGAGCTACTCGCGCTACGCGCAGGGCAGGGGGGGCGGGATGTGATCCGAGCCCATCCCGAGGATCTGCGCAGCCTCGAACTCGACCCGCAACGCGGTCGCGACCTGGATCGACCTGAAGATCTCTAG
- a CDS encoding NAD(P)-binding protein, giving the protein MDISRRSFNHLVLTGLVAPRLGLSAAPLSRWGVKKSRVPGGGRVIVIGAGFAGISAARSLRDRGYQVEILEARDRIGGRVSTVDGLGTPIDLGASWLHGGPGNPLKQIAGDATIPVHVTNYRNAWIRDIHGGSSESLSKKKFFANDFDHLLSESAAWPVFQLRLRRLLRMGGPGTTLADVIERSADELGDEATRCVLREALESMYASPADELGIAALLPESRTEPVGGMLAEGEEFVIGGMGRVLDAVRGDLEVRMGTPVTRVSLDESGVVVRAGDEELNADAVVVTVSVGVLKAQGIEFDPPLPKRHQRALETLDIGTMNKIVLRFRRLLWPSRLDYFLTCGGLCSSYWNLKRYTNEPILVGLAGGQRALEIETMTDKQIIDRVATELAQVFGGRRNNPTDFKITRWKSDPYARGSYSRLLPGADGTERDALAQPVEGRLFFAGEATDPTDPKTVHGAYWSGQRAAAEVAGEA; this is encoded by the coding sequence ATGGATATTTCGCGAAGATCGTTCAATCACCTGGTACTGACGGGGCTGGTGGCACCCCGACTCGGCCTCAGCGCCGCACCGCTTTCCCGCTGGGGCGTCAAGAAGAGCCGGGTTCCCGGCGGGGGTCGCGTCATCGTGATCGGCGCCGGTTTCGCGGGCATCTCGGCTGCGCGTTCACTCCGCGATCGCGGATATCAGGTCGAGATACTCGAGGCGCGCGATCGCATCGGCGGGCGCGTGAGCACGGTCGATGGCCTGGGCACGCCCATCGACCTGGGAGCTTCCTGGTTGCACGGCGGTCCTGGGAATCCGCTCAAGCAAATCGCAGGAGACGCGACGATCCCGGTTCACGTCACCAACTATCGGAATGCCTGGATTCGCGACATCCATGGTGGGTCTTCGGAAAGCCTTTCCAAGAAGAAGTTCTTTGCCAACGATTTCGACCATCTGCTGAGTGAGAGCGCCGCATGGCCCGTCTTCCAGCTTCGCTTGCGCCGATTGCTGCGCATGGGCGGACCGGGAACCACGCTCGCCGACGTGATCGAGCGCAGCGCCGATGAACTCGGAGATGAAGCCACCCGTTGTGTGTTGCGTGAAGCGCTCGAGAGCATGTACGCGTCTCCCGCCGATGAACTCGGCATCGCAGCATTACTACCCGAGTCTCGCACCGAACCCGTGGGCGGAATGCTCGCGGAGGGAGAGGAATTTGTCATCGGTGGCATGGGCCGTGTGCTCGATGCCGTGCGCGGCGATCTCGAGGTGCGCATGGGTACGCCCGTCACACGCGTCTCATTGGACGAATCTGGAGTGGTGGTGCGAGCCGGGGATGAAGAACTGAATGCCGACGCCGTCGTCGTCACGGTTTCCGTCGGCGTTCTGAAGGCGCAGGGCATCGAGTTCGACCCACCGCTGCCAAAGAGACACCAGCGTGCGCTCGAGACACTCGATATCGGAACCATGAACAAGATCGTCTTGCGCTTCCGTCGGCTGCTCTGGCCGAGCCGACTCGACTACTTCTTGACCTGTGGCGGCCTCTGTTCGAGTTACTGGAATCTGAAGCGCTACACCAACGAACCCATACTCGTCGGACTCGCGGGCGGTCAGCGCGCGCTGGAGATCGAGACGATGACGGACAAGCAGATCATCGATCGCGTCGCCACGGAACTGGCTCAGGTCTTCGGTGGCCGGCGCAATAATCCCACCGACTTCAAAATCACGCGCTGGAAGTCCGATCCGTATGCGCGAGGTTCCTATTCCCGTCTGCTGCCCGGAGCGGATGGGACCGAGCGCGATGCTCTCGCACAACCGGTCGAAGGACGGCTGTTCTTCGCGGGTGAAGCCACCGACCCCACTGATCCCAAGACGGTACATGGAGCGTACTGGTCCGGACAGCGCGCCGCGGCCGAGGTTGCCGGCGAAGCTTGA
- a CDS encoding MoxR family ATPase, giving the protein MREKLKALRDLLDQHVIAHDETKSALLLGLVCREHIYLEGPPGTAKTRMAELAARGSSLGFFFYQLHRDARLADMVGDVVLERRPVDDGSGERIHQRIEPGGILTAEVAVLDDISRAPGEALNVLLRILNERQFGDQPIPLLTAIATSNPMRDEYYNEPLDPANLDRFAIQLRVCGLIQSGDASAARTLIDRFADGAVQEQPIAQPVLRRADFDELYEALGRVELPDALIEALLEFLRRLVVDHSCDETNSLLTDRSFLVKAVKLLRGRALLAGRDRVEPEDLQVLAWMTTFRVPEEVHERVPELIESISSGGA; this is encoded by the coding sequence ATGCGAGAAAAACTCAAGGCGCTCCGCGATCTGCTGGACCAGCACGTGATCGCCCACGATGAGACGAAGTCCGCTCTCCTGCTCGGGCTGGTGTGTCGTGAGCACATCTATCTGGAGGGGCCGCCCGGTACCGCCAAGACGCGCATGGCCGAACTGGCCGCGCGCGGCTCCAGCCTCGGCTTCTTTTTCTATCAACTGCATCGCGATGCACGGCTCGCCGATATGGTCGGCGATGTGGTGCTCGAGCGCAGGCCCGTCGACGACGGGTCTGGTGAGCGCATTCATCAGCGCATCGAACCCGGAGGAATCCTGACCGCGGAGGTCGCCGTACTCGACGACATCTCGCGCGCTCCCGGTGAGGCGCTCAACGTGCTGTTGCGGATCCTCAACGAGCGGCAATTCGGCGACCAGCCGATTCCGCTCTTGACTGCGATCGCGACCAGCAACCCGATGCGCGACGAGTACTACAACGAGCCGCTGGACCCGGCGAATCTCGACCGTTTCGCGATTCAGTTGCGGGTCTGCGGACTGATTCAATCGGGCGACGCCAGTGCCGCCCGTACCCTGATCGACCGATTTGCCGACGGCGCGGTTCAGGAGCAACCGATCGCCCAACCGGTACTTCGACGCGCCGACTTCGATGAACTCTACGAGGCGCTCGGGCGCGTGGAACTACCCGACGCGCTGATCGAGGCCCTGCTCGAATTTCTCCGGCGACTGGTGGTGGACCACTCTTGTGACGAAACCAATTCACTTCTGACGGACCGCAGTTTTCTGGTCAAGGCGGTCAAGCTCTTGCGCGGTCGCGCCTTGCTCGCCGGGCGCGACCGGGTCGAACCCGAAGACCTGCAGGTTCTGGCCTGGATGACGACGTTTCGAGTTCCCGAAGAAGTGCACGAGCGAGTCCCCGAACTGATCGAGTCGATCTCTTCGGGCGGGGCGTAG